From the Roseofilum capinflatum BLCC-M114 genome, the window TGCCAACGATCAGGTGCGTACCCTACGCGCCCTAGAAGTCTACTATGTCACTGGTATTCCCATCTCCGAGCAACAAGGAGAAAACCCACCGAGCTATCCCATTGTGCAAATCGGCTTAGACTGTTTTGAATCCGAACATCTGCAAGACAGAATTGCCCAACGCACCGCCAAAATGATCGAGAATGGCTTAGTCGAAGAAGTGAAAACCCTCTGTGAAAAATATGGCGCAGACTTACCCTTACTCGACACATTAGGCTATCGGGAAATCAAACAATATTTAGCTGGAGAAATTGACTTAGCCACGGCTGAAGAATTAACCATTCTCCATACCCGACAATTCGCCAAACGCCAGCGCACCTGGTTCCGCGCCAACGAGCAGATTCAATGGTTCGATTCCGAAGATCCAGAGTTAGTAGAAAAGGCGATAAAGAGGATCAATTTGTTGCAGTAGGGTGTTCCTGGTAAATTCCTGCACGGCTCACAGCATGATCTGATAGTAGGGGAACATCAGGTTTGACACAAGCAGTAAAAGTATTGGTAAGCTGTTTAACCTTCGCATCAAACTCTTCAATACTGGGCATAGTTTGCTTCTGCTTTACAAGGCGATCTCGTTCTTCTATGGCTAGTCTAAATGAGTTGTGCAACAGGAAATGCCCTCTCCCTAATCCCTCTCCCACGGGAGAGGGACTTCTGCTCCCCTTCTCCTGCGGGAGAAGGGGCTGGGGGATGAGGGGCCGCTATTACATAACTCATTTAGGTTTGCTATAAAAGTTGCAACGCGGTTTGAACCACTTCATCGGCAGTTGAGTAGCGATCGCTTCGCCGTCAATGCTAAACTGATGAGAGTCTTTGACAAAAAAGTATTATGAGTATTCTTATTTCTGATGAAATCTTAACTCTGACTCGGATGAGTGAGCCTGAAATGAGGCAAGAAATCGCGGTTTTACTGTTTCAAAAAAGAAAGCTAAGTCTAGCTCAAGCTAGTCGTTTTGCTCAGATGAATCGTATCGCTTTCCAGCATCTTCTGGCTAGTCGTCAAATTTCCGTTTACGATCTAGAAGATTTTGAGAAAGATATTAAAAACCTACAGGAAATCGGTCGGCTATGATTGTTATCAGCGACACATCACCAATCAACAATTTAGCGGCGATTGGGTATCTTCATTTGTTGCAGTCACTTTATGAGACAGTCATTATTCCAGAAGCCGTTTATCAAGAATTAACTGACCCAGAATTTCCAGTTTCTGGTGCAACTGAAGTGCAAACCTTGGATTGGATTACCACTTGCACTTGTCGAGATCTGAATCTTGTTGAAGCCCTGTGTAATGAACTAGATCGAGGCGAAGCAGAGGCAATCGCTTTGGCACTAGAATTTAAAGCCGATGTTCTCTTAATTGATGAACGCCAAGGTCGTTTAGTTGCCGATAAATTCCATATCTATTATACGGGAGTATTAGGTGTTTTAGTCGAAGCAAAAAAACAAGATTTGATTAAAGCAGTGAGACCATTGCTGGATGATTTAATCGACAAAGCTGGATTTTGGATCGCTTTACCGTTATACAATAAAGTTCTCCAGCTTGTTGAGGAGAATGAATGATATTAATCTAGACGTATTGAATCTCACCATAAAAATTTATCGAGGAATGTCTTGCTCGTGCGATCGCCGAAATCAATCACCAAAGTTGTATCATCCTTATCTCCACCGAAAAACCTCTATCAGTGATGCAAGAGTACATCCAGACTGGGAAATAAAGTAGAGTAAGGTCGAAAAAATGCATCCCCCTAGCGTCAGATTTAGCGATTCCCTTGAATAATGTATTTGACTGTGGTTAGAGCTTCTAAATTAATCAAACCTCGGCGCACTCCTTTTTGATTCGACATACCTAAAAATACCGTATTGCCTCTAGTGCGATAGCGATAAAACCGAGGACTGGCATTAATGTAGAGTGAAGCACTGTTAATACCTAGGGCAAATTTACGACTTTCGTTATAGGATTGGGTGACTAAACAATTGGCATGGCCACTGCTATGGGCATTCATCCAGGCGATCGCCTCGTCTATATTGTCTGCCACCTTAAATGTAACAATTTTCTCTAAATACGCCTGATTCCATTCCTCCGGTTCTGCGGGTTTCAGCTCCTCATGTTGAGCCGCTAATTCGGGATCTGCCCTGAGTTCAAACCCTTTTTCTTTCAAGAACTTCCACAAAGAAACCATGGCCGAAGAACTTTGTCCCTGTTCAATTAAAACCTTCTCAATGGCATTGACGGGATCGGGTTCGCTGGCGTGGGAATCTAGAATTAAATGACGAACTGTATCTAAACTGCCAGAATTACCCCAATATAAATAACAATTACCCATCGCCGATCGCAATACCGGTGCAGTAGCCTGTCGCACCACTTGTTCTACCAAGGACGGCCGACCGTAGGGAATCACCAAATCAATCTGCTGGTCTTGCCGAATCACCTCGCGAATGGGAGCGCCTTCTTCTGAAGGTAACAAGATTAATGCATCTTTCGGTAATCCCTCCTCGTCCAATGCCGTTTGTAGGGCTTCAGCGATCGCATGATTCGTATGGGAGGATTCACTACCTCCCCGTAAAATTAAGCTATTTCCCGTTTTTAAGCATAATCCGGCGGCGATCGCCCCCAACTCTGGAAACGCTTCATACACCAAAGCCACCACTCCTAAAGGCATTCGCTGGCAATAGGTTTGTACCTCTTGCACTTGATAAGAAGCGTTCATCACCTCTTGGAGCGGGTCAGGGAACTCTGACAATCGTTGTAAGATTTTAACCGCATGTTGGATGCGCTCCGGGGTTAACTTGAGCCATTCTAAAATCAGATCCGGAACCGCCATCTCACGGGACGTTTCTAAATCTAAGGTATTGGCCTCTAACACTCGATCAATAGAGTCCTCCAACACCTCTGCCATCAGCTTCAGGGCGCGATCGCGCAAAGGACTCGGAGTCTTCGATAAAATTAAAGAGGCTTGGTGGGAAGCGCCCACATCCTCCAAAAGGTCATGGGATGAAGTCATGGATCAGTCGTCTACATCATTTAAGAAGAGCGTCGATACACCAGCCATTTCATCAGTGCCAGCAATAGGAGTAGGATCAAGGGAATGAACACCCACACTATAATACTCGACCCTGATGGCGCTAAGAGAAAATATAAGGATAACCATACAATGGGTAACACTAAAATGACCAACAAACCCACCGGTAAGTAATATTCCTTCAAATCTGAATGGGTTGCTACCCATTGTGTCCCTGTCCAGTACCAGGTTTTCTTGTAGGGAGAACTGGTTGAAACCTGCTGCAAAACATAGCTATTTTCTTCAACCGCAAAAATTTTCTGACAGCGATCGCATCCAAACGCTTCCGTGAGCAAAATCGGCTGTAAGCGACCTTTGCAACGGCAAGGACAAGGATAATCATGGATGGTCAAATCAATTTTTTGAGCTGGTTTAGACTTCACAAGTCACCCGTATTCTAATTTCAGATGAATTGAGACTCTTCTCGATCCTAAACGAGAAGTGGCGATCGGCTCTAACCCTGTTGATTCAATCTAGGCAAAAGTTCCCTATCCATCTAGTTTAACTGCAAAGATTAAACACGATGAAACTTTCTCTTAGACTTTATAAAGCGGGTAACGCGATTCGAACGCGCGACATTCACCTTGGCAAGGTGACGCTCTACCACTGAGCTATACCCGCATCACTTTATTAAGCTACACTAACCGTTGGCTCTTGTCAAGGGGTTAGCCAAGATTTTCCATCTCGGCCCATTCAACCTAGAGCTGTTGACTCAGCAAAGGGAGAACGAATCAGACTTAACGCCATACCCAGAGCAGGGTAAGCTATTTGAATCATCAAAAACATCTGTGTGGAGTGCCGGAACCTTGTCTGTAAAATACTTTTTCTTATCAGATGGATGGATTATTGGCCGCGTCTGGGAATTTGGAGGAATCTGGAATGAAGTGGTTTGGCGCAGAAAACCACAAATTGAGCCTCTCAACATGGGTATTGTGGAACATCAACAAACCCTATGGCTCTATCGAGTTGAAGAGGCTGTACTCATGGTGGAAGTCAAACCCATGGCCGACTCTCCCACCAACCAAACCATCGGCCAAGTGGTTCTCAAGCGACTGATTGATGCAGAACAGGTCATTGAGAGGCTTGGTCAAGCAGAAAGCGTTGTCCATCGCTTTTCCGAAGGATAGCCGCTTTATTGACACTCTGGGGGCTGAAGCCACGCAGATTCTTAAGCAGTCCAAAATCGGACTCTTAAAAGCGTTGTCAAAGTGCCCCTATCTAGTCGGTCGGCTTATATATGTTCCACTTCATTGACCAGCAAAGCTCTATTCACAGAACTATGCAAGAATGTCCCGTTTGTCAAGCGACTCTTCAAGCCAGGCGATCGCCTGGTCTATTATACTGCCAACAGTGCCAGATCTGGGTTTCCGACTTCAGCACTGATATCACACAACACTCAGAAGCCATCATTGAAGAAAATCGCGCCCAAGGCTTAAAACAACTACGCCTCAACAACTTTAACAAAATTCTTGACCATTTACAAACCTATGGCCCCTTAGAAAACCAGCGCCTTTGTGATGTCGGATGCGCCTATGGATGGTTCCTAGAAGCAGCCGCCCAACGGGGAATAGAAGCCGTAGGAATTGAACCCGAAGAAGCCGTCGCCCTGCAAGGAATTAAACAAGGATTAACCCTTAAAATCGGCTACTTTCCCGACTGTTTAGACGACGCAGAACGCTATGATATCATCTCCTTTAACGACTCCCTCGAACACTTACCCGACTTACCCACCATTTTCCAAGCCTGTTATCATCACCTCAACCCTGGCGGAAAACTGATTATTAACATTCCCAATAGTCAAGGAATCTTCTTCAAAATTGCCGAAAAACTCGCCCAATTTGGATATAGTAAACCCTGGGATAGACTGTGGCAGAAACACTATCGATTTCCCCATCTCATTTACGTCAATCCCCACAACCTAGAACACTATCTAACCCCCTATGGCTTTAAGCTGCTCCACAGTCAAACCTTAGAAACCCTTGAAATCAAAGGACTCTGGCAACGGTTACGCATGGATCAAAGCTCTGGGTGGCTCATGTCGGCTATACTTTATATCGGGTTGGTTCTCCTCTACCCTCTCATTCATAACTGTCCCTCCGATATCCTGCTCCAGATTTATCAAAAAGAAGCTTAGATGTTTATTCAACTCGATCCAGATTTTTTAGCCCAAATTGCAACCGATAACGATCGCATCCCCACCCTGTACTATTCTAAACTCGATTTAATCCGAGCCGTCTTCTGGATGCGACTCAGATTAATCTACTCCATCTTACAAGATCTGTATATTCAACGGGAAACTTGCCTAGACTTTGGTGGGGGTGGCGGCATTTTCTTGCCCACATTAGCCGAAGACTTCGATCGCGTCTTTTTCCTAGATCTCGAAGATCGAGAAGCCCGTCAAGTTATCGCTCACTATAACTTATCCAATATTCAGATTATCAAACAAGATGTCAGTCAAGTCAAGCTGCCCCATGAATCCTTCGATGCCATTATTGCGGCTGATGTTCTCGAACACTTCCAAGATTTATCTATTCCCACCCAACCCCTAAAATCTTGGCTCAAACCCAACGGGGTTTTAATTACCTCCCTACCCACAGAAAACTGGATTTATCAAGGATTACGCACCCTTTTCAATATCGAAAAACCCATCGATCATTATCATACCGGATACGAAGTCGAAGCCTATCTAGAATCTGAAGGATTTCACCCGATTCACCGTCAATTTGTCCCCCTCGTCTGGAATCTGTTTCCCTTATTTTTAATCACGGTATGGAGATTTAAACCCCAAAAAACATGACATTACCCATCATCACTTACTTAATTGCCTGTGTCTTCAGCATTAGCCTTGGGCAACTCCTGTTTAAGTTAGCCGCTAACTTTAGTAATACCCACTCTCCCCAAGGGTTAACCCTGATGAGCTATTTAAGCAATCCCTATCTGTGGAGCGCCCTGATTATTTATGGCTCGGCTACCCTGTTTTGGATGTGGTTATTGCGGTTTATTCCGCTCAATCAAGCTTATCCGTTTATGGCATTAGCGTTTGTGATTGTTCCCCTGCTCAGTAGCTTATTCTTAGGGGAAAAAGTCGATGCTCGCTACTTGGTGGGAGTTGCCCTGATTATGTCTGGTTTAATTATTATGAATTATCAATAACAGAGGGGAGTTGAATTGAGTTCAAAGCCGCTAATTGCTGTGATTATTCCCTGTTACCGAGTGCGCCAACATATCCATTCTGTGTTATCAGAAATTGGTGCAGCAGTGGATAAAATCTACCTAGTGGATGATTGTTGCCCGGAAAATACGGGGGAGTTTGTAGAAAAAAATAGTCAAGATTGCCGAGTTCAAGTTCTCTATCATGCCCAAAATCAGGGGGTTGGTGGTGCAGTGATTACGGGATATCAACAGGCACTTCTGGACGGAGCCACCATTTTGATTAAGCTGGATGGGGATGGGCAAATGAATCCCCGTTTTATCCCTCAATTGATTGCGCCGTTGCTCGCAGGAGAAGCAGATTATACAAAAGGAAACCGTTTTTATCATCCCGAACACCTGCAAGGAATGCCGATGATTCGAGTATTGGGGAATGCGGGTTTATCGTTTTTAACGAAACTTTCTTCTGGATATTGGGAATTATTCGATCCTACGAATGGCTATACTGCGATTCATCATACGGTTTTAGAATTGATTCCGTTGCGGAAATTGAGTAAACGGTTTTTCTTTGAGTCGGATTTACTGTTTCGTCTGAATACAGTGCAAGCGGTGGTGATGGATATTCCGATGGCTTCCCAATATGGAGAGGAAGAGAGTAATTTGAAGATTATGAAGATTTTTCTGCCGTTTCTATGGGGGAATTGCCATAATTTTATTAAGCGAATTTTCTATAATTATTATCTGAGAAGTTTTTCGATCGCCTCCCTAGAGCTGTTGCTAGGATTGCCGTTATTGGGTTTTGGGTTTATTTTCGGGGCTGTGGCTTGGCTGAAAAGTTTTACTACGGGTGAAACGGCGACTGCGGGAACGGTGATGTTAGCGGCGCTGCCAATTATTCTGGGCTTCCAGTTGGTGTTATCGTTTATTAACTACGATATTTCGATTACGCCTCGCATTCCGTTGCAACGGAAGTGGGGGAGGGCGGGTTTCCGCAAGCGGACATGAATACAAAAATAGTGATCAATCTACAAGATTTGGGTATAACCCGCCCCTACAGTAAATAATTGTTAATTGTTAATTGTTAATTGTTCATTATTTACGGGCCGTCTAATACGGCAGCTTGGATATCTTGACGACTGAGGGAATATTTAAATCCTCTCTGAATATCGTTGCCGTCATTTCCTGCTTTTAAGTAGCAGACGATGAGCTGTTCGGTTTCTAAATAAATTTCGGCTTCCCAACTGTTATGTTTTAACCGCCAAC encodes:
- the miaA gene encoding tRNA (adenosine(37)-N6)-dimethylallyltransferase MiaA; translation: MKRGLIVICGPTATGKSGLAIALAKHLQTVILGADSRQIYREFDIGTAKPSPDELGQVPHYLINICNPQELFTVAEYQEQTQSLIEQFQNQGKIPLLVGGTGLYIRSIIAGMKIPRVAPQPELRSQLQALSQPQCYAMLQQVDPQATQKIHANDQVRTLRALEVYYVTGIPISEQQGENPPSYPIVQIGLDCFESEHLQDRIAQRTAKMIENGLVEEVKTLCEKYGADLPLLDTLGYREIKQYLAGEIDLATAEELTILHTRQFAKRQRTWFRANEQIQWFDSEDPELVEKAIKRINLLQ
- a CDS encoding UPF0175 family protein; this encodes MSILISDEILTLTRMSEPEMRQEIAVLLFQKRKLSLAQASRFAQMNRIAFQHLLASRQISVYDLEDFEKDIKNLQEIGRL
- a CDS encoding DUF3368 domain-containing protein, whose protein sequence is MIVISDTSPINNLAAIGYLHLLQSLYETVIIPEAVYQELTDPEFPVSGATEVQTLDWITTCTCRDLNLVEALCNELDRGEAEAIALALEFKADVLLIDERQGRLVADKFHIYYTGVLGVLVEAKKQDLIKAVRPLLDDLIDKAGFWIALPLYNKVLQLVEENE
- a CDS encoding glutamate-5-semialdehyde dehydrogenase, producing the protein MTSSHDLLEDVGASHQASLILSKTPSPLRDRALKLMAEVLEDSIDRVLEANTLDLETSREMAVPDLILEWLKLTPERIQHAVKILQRLSEFPDPLQEVMNASYQVQEVQTYCQRMPLGVVALVYEAFPELGAIAAGLCLKTGNSLILRGGSESSHTNHAIAEALQTALDEEGLPKDALILLPSEEGAPIREVIRQDQQIDLVIPYGRPSLVEQVVRQATAPVLRSAMGNCYLYWGNSGSLDTVRHLILDSHASEPDPVNAIEKVLIEQGQSSSAMVSLWKFLKEKGFELRADPELAAQHEELKPAEPEEWNQAYLEKIVTFKVADNIDEAIAWMNAHSSGHANCLVTQSYNESRKFALGINSASLYINASPRFYRYRTRGNTVFLGMSNQKGVRRGLINLEALTTVKYIIQGNR
- a CDS encoding class I SAM-dependent methyltransferase, translating into MQECPVCQATLQARRSPGLLYCQQCQIWVSDFSTDITQHSEAIIEENRAQGLKQLRLNNFNKILDHLQTYGPLENQRLCDVGCAYGWFLEAAAQRGIEAVGIEPEEAVALQGIKQGLTLKIGYFPDCLDDAERYDIISFNDSLEHLPDLPTIFQACYHHLNPGGKLIINIPNSQGIFFKIAEKLAQFGYSKPWDRLWQKHYRFPHLIYVNPHNLEHYLTPYGFKLLHSQTLETLEIKGLWQRLRMDQSSGWLMSAILYIGLVLLYPLIHNCPSDILLQIYQKEA
- a CDS encoding class I SAM-dependent methyltransferase, with translation MFIQLDPDFLAQIATDNDRIPTLYYSKLDLIRAVFWMRLRLIYSILQDLYIQRETCLDFGGGGGIFLPTLAEDFDRVFFLDLEDREARQVIAHYNLSNIQIIKQDVSQVKLPHESFDAIIAADVLEHFQDLSIPTQPLKSWLKPNGVLITSLPTENWIYQGLRTLFNIEKPIDHYHTGYEVEAYLESEGFHPIHRQFVPLVWNLFPLFLITVWRFKPQKT
- a CDS encoding EamA family transporter, which produces MTLPIITYLIACVFSISLGQLLFKLAANFSNTHSPQGLTLMSYLSNPYLWSALIIYGSATLFWMWLLRFIPLNQAYPFMALAFVIVPLLSSLFLGEKVDARYLVGVALIMSGLIIMNYQ
- a CDS encoding glycosyltransferase family 2 protein; this encodes MSSKPLIAVIIPCYRVRQHIHSVLSEIGAAVDKIYLVDDCCPENTGEFVEKNSQDCRVQVLYHAQNQGVGGAVITGYQQALLDGATILIKLDGDGQMNPRFIPQLIAPLLAGEADYTKGNRFYHPEHLQGMPMIRVLGNAGLSFLTKLSSGYWELFDPTNGYTAIHHTVLELIPLRKLSKRFFFESDLLFRLNTVQAVVMDIPMASQYGEEESNLKIMKIFLPFLWGNCHNFIKRIFYNYYLRSFSIASLELLLGLPLLGFGFIFGAVAWLKSFTTGETATAGTVMLAALPIILGFQLVLSFINYDISITPRIPLQRKWGRAGFRKRT
- a CDS encoding DUF3143 domain-containing protein; amino-acid sequence: MSLPTPDTPLYNHPLPQIEQWLTQLGGKQDKEELHCWRLKHNSWEAEIYLETEQLIVCYLKAGNDGNDIQRGFKYSLSRQDIQAAVLDGP